In Chitinophaga nivalis, a single genomic region encodes these proteins:
- a CDS encoding efflux RND transporter permease subunit: MFRKFIERPVLATVISIILVLLGILALVTLPMSQFPEIAPPSVAVTASYPGANAEVVARSVATPIEEAVNGVENMTYMTSTSNNDGSMTLNIYFKLGTNPDLAAVNVQNRVAKATSLLPAEVVQAGISTQKQQNSMIMVVNLMSDKEEYNETFLQNYAKINIIPEIQRVNGVGQAMVFGAKDYSMRIWLKPERLTAYNMSPQEVLGAIRDQNLEAAPGRFGEGSKESFEYIIKYKGKLNKNQQYEDIILRADANGSVVRLKDVARVEFGSFSYGSDTRVNGKYGIGIAINQTSGSNANEIQETINALMKKASAAFPAGVEYFNIYSTKEYLDESIDQVKHTLIEAFILVFIVVFIFLQDFRSTLIPAIAVPVAIIGTFFFMKLFGFSINLLTLFALILAIGIVVDDAIVVVEAVHSKMEKGANPRHATLSSMQEISGAIISITLVMSAVFIPVGFMEGPAGVFYRQFAFTLAIAILISALNALTLSPALCALLLKNNHSTDHDQHHTQKGKVQLQTKGFGKRFFAAFNTGFTAMTNKYVRSLQFLIKNKWVTVTGLLIIGAVTFWLMRKTPSGFIPTEDQGFAVYAVTMPPGSSLERTREVVNKVEHIVKDLEGTHNYLSVSGFNFLSNSSSATSGVGFIKLKPHAQRGAIKNMDAIMGMLQQKFAAIPEASIFVFNMPTVPGFSNVAGFEVILQDRTGGPLDKLGNTAYGFIGELMKRKEIAFAFTTFNNNHPQYEIEIDDRKAKQLGIPVGDILQTMQVYYGSMFASDFNRFGKYYRVIVQADAELRKEVSSLDGVYVKNVHGEMVPINTVVSLKRVYGPETVTRNNLFNAVTINGQAKPGYSSGDAIKAVEEVAAQYLPRGFSYEWVGMTKEEISAGNQAAIIFTLCLIFVYFLLAAQYESYILPLAVILSIPLGIFGVFVFINLFGIDNNIYVQVGLIMLIGLLAKNAILIVEYAVQRRRSGMGLVASAIRAASLRLRPILMTSFAFIAGLLPLMRATGSSAQGNRSISTGAAGGMLTGVILGVFVIPVLYVMFQYLQEKISRKPVVAAAEEGEMVH, translated from the coding sequence ATGTTTAGAAAATTTATAGAACGGCCGGTACTGGCTACAGTTATATCCATCATTCTGGTATTATTGGGAATACTGGCGCTTGTAACGCTTCCCATGAGCCAGTTTCCGGAGATTGCCCCACCGAGTGTGGCGGTAACCGCTTCCTATCCGGGTGCCAACGCTGAAGTGGTAGCCCGTTCGGTAGCAACACCTATTGAAGAAGCCGTGAACGGGGTAGAGAACATGACTTACATGACGTCTACTTCCAATAACGACGGTTCCATGACCCTCAATATTTATTTCAAGCTGGGAACCAATCCTGACCTGGCTGCTGTAAACGTGCAAAACCGTGTAGCTAAGGCTACGAGCCTGTTGCCTGCGGAAGTAGTGCAAGCCGGTATCAGCACGCAGAAACAGCAGAACAGTATGATCATGGTGGTGAACCTGATGAGTGATAAAGAGGAGTACAATGAAACGTTCCTGCAGAACTACGCAAAAATCAATATCATCCCGGAAATACAACGTGTAAACGGTGTTGGTCAGGCGATGGTATTTGGTGCGAAAGATTACTCCATGCGTATCTGGCTGAAACCGGAAAGACTTACTGCTTATAATATGTCTCCGCAGGAAGTACTGGGCGCTATCCGCGATCAGAATCTGGAAGCGGCTCCCGGCCGTTTCGGAGAAGGCAGTAAAGAATCTTTTGAGTATATCATCAAATACAAAGGGAAGCTGAATAAAAACCAACAGTATGAAGATATCATCCTCCGCGCAGATGCCAATGGTTCTGTGGTACGTCTGAAAGACGTTGCCCGCGTAGAGTTTGGCTCTTTCAGCTATGGTAGTGATACCCGTGTAAACGGTAAATATGGTATCGGTATCGCTATCAATCAGACTTCCGGTTCCAACGCCAACGAAATACAGGAAACCATCAACGCATTGATGAAAAAAGCCTCTGCTGCTTTTCCTGCCGGCGTAGAATACTTTAATATCTATAGTACGAAAGAATACCTGGACGAATCGATTGACCAGGTGAAACATACCCTGATAGAAGCATTTATCCTGGTATTTATCGTGGTGTTCATCTTCCTGCAGGATTTCCGTTCTACCCTGATCCCGGCCATTGCCGTGCCAGTAGCGATTATCGGTACCTTCTTCTTCATGAAGCTCTTTGGTTTCTCAATCAACCTGCTGACATTGTTCGCATTGATTCTGGCGATTGGTATTGTGGTGGATGATGCGATTGTGGTGGTGGAAGCGGTCCACTCCAAAATGGAGAAAGGAGCCAACCCGCGACATGCGACGTTATCTTCCATGCAGGAAATTTCCGGTGCGATTATCTCCATTACCCTCGTGATGTCTGCCGTGTTTATCCCGGTAGGTTTCATGGAAGGTCCGGCAGGGGTATTTTACCGGCAGTTTGCCTTTACCCTCGCTATCGCGATCCTGATTTCGGCGCTGAACGCATTAACGCTGAGTCCTGCGTTGTGTGCCCTGTTGCTGAAAAATAACCATAGCACAGATCACGATCAACATCATACACAGAAAGGTAAAGTACAGTTGCAGACCAAAGGTTTTGGCAAGCGTTTCTTCGCTGCTTTCAACACAGGTTTCACTGCCATGACCAATAAGTATGTACGTAGCTTACAGTTCCTCATTAAAAATAAATGGGTAACCGTTACCGGACTGCTGATCATTGGTGCGGTGACTTTCTGGCTGATGCGTAAAACACCATCCGGCTTTATTCCTACAGAAGATCAGGGCTTTGCGGTATATGCCGTAACCATGCCTCCCGGATCTTCCCTGGAACGTACCCGCGAAGTGGTAAATAAAGTAGAACACATCGTAAAAGACCTGGAAGGTACCCACAACTACCTGAGTGTATCCGGTTTTAACTTCCTGTCTAACTCCAGCAGTGCGACTTCTGGTGTAGGTTTCATCAAACTGAAACCACACGCGCAAAGGGGCGCCATCAAAAATATGGATGCCATCATGGGAATGCTGCAACAGAAATTTGCCGCTATTCCGGAAGCCAGCATCTTCGTATTCAATATGCCTACCGTACCAGGTTTCAGTAACGTAGCCGGTTTTGAGGTGATCCTCCAGGATCGTACCGGTGGGCCGCTGGATAAACTGGGTAACACCGCCTATGGTTTTATCGGTGAGCTGATGAAACGTAAAGAAATTGCGTTTGCCTTCACCACCTTTAACAACAACCACCCGCAATACGAAATAGAAATAGACGACCGCAAAGCCAAACAGCTGGGTATACCGGTAGGCGATATCCTGCAAACCATGCAGGTGTACTATGGTAGTATGTTTGCGTCTGACTTTAACAGGTTTGGTAAATACTACCGTGTAATTGTTCAGGCAGATGCCGAACTGCGTAAGGAAGTATCCTCACTGGATGGCGTATACGTAAAAAATGTACACGGTGAAATGGTACCTATCAACACCGTCGTATCACTGAAACGAGTATACGGACCTGAAACCGTTACCCGTAACAACCTGTTCAACGCTGTTACCATCAATGGTCAGGCGAAACCAGGATACAGTAGTGGTGATGCTATTAAAGCGGTAGAAGAAGTAGCAGCGCAGTACCTGCCAAGAGGTTTTTCCTATGAATGGGTAGGTATGACCAAAGAAGAAATCAGCGCAGGTAACCAGGCGGCTATCATCTTTACCCTGTGTCTCATCTTTGTATACTTCCTGCTGGCAGCACAGTATGAAAGCTACATCCTGCCACTGGCGGTAATCTTATCTATACCGCTGGGTATCTTCGGGGTGTTTGTATTCATCAACCTGTTTGGTATCGACAACAACATTTATGTACAGGTAGGTTTGATCATGCTGATAGGTTTGCTGGCGAAGAATGCGATCCTGATCGTGGAATATGCGGTACAGCGGCGGCGTAGTGGTATGGGCCTGGTAGCTTCGGCTATCCGTGCAGCCAGCCTGCGTTTACGTCCGATCCTGATGACTTCCTTTGCCTTTATTGCAGGCCTGTTGCCGCTGATGCGTGCTACCGGTTCCTCTGCACAGGGTAACCGATCCATCAGTACCGGTGCTGCCGGCGGTATGTTAACCGGGGTAATACTGGGTGTGTTTGTGATACCGGTGTTGTATGTGATGTTCCAGTACCTGCAGGAGAAAATCAGCCGTAAACCGGTGGTAGCTGCTGCAGAAGAAGGTGAAATGGTACACTAG
- a CDS encoding efflux transporter outer membrane subunit, which yields MKTRYSTFYFLLLSLVVGLAACRVGRNYERPPVALPQQFGNTTVAPSDSSSIAEIEWKRFFADATLQQLIDKALTGNYDLQLAVKRVESAQSYLKQAKLAWLPAFTATATGNTNFPSKNSFTGMNMQQFNFGDHIEDFNLGVGMSWEVDVWGKIRRQKEAAMATYLQTYEGQHAVQTSLVAAVASSYFNLLMLDNQLSIARKNVTLSDTIVQMIRLQKTAGEVTELAVQQAISQQQTAELLLPQLEQGIAIQENAIRILTGELPSTIARSSKLSDFQVGETLPAGVPAAMISRRPDVRANEMGLVAANAKVGVAQGNMYPTLNITANGGVNSFKASTWFNLPASLFGTVAGSITQPIFQRRALKTQLEVAKNEREQAVITFKQSALNAIGEVSDALIKLDKLKTQQAIASKQVNTSQLAVQQAQMLFRSGMANYLEVITAQANSLKAELGQADIDRQRLSAMVDLYRSLGGGWK from the coding sequence ATGAAAACAAGATATAGCACATTTTATTTTTTGTTGTTGTCCTTAGTTGTAGGGTTAGCAGCATGCCGGGTTGGTCGTAATTACGAGCGGCCCCCGGTGGCGCTGCCCCAGCAGTTTGGTAACACGACTGTTGCCCCTTCCGATAGCAGCAGTATAGCAGAGATAGAATGGAAACGTTTTTTTGCAGATGCTACCTTACAACAGCTCATCGACAAAGCCCTCACCGGCAACTATGATCTGCAGCTGGCCGTTAAAAGGGTAGAGTCGGCACAATCTTACCTGAAACAAGCCAAACTGGCCTGGCTGCCGGCTTTCACTGCCACCGCCACAGGTAATACCAATTTTCCGTCCAAGAATAGTTTCACTGGTATGAACATGCAACAGTTCAACTTTGGTGATCATATCGAAGACTTTAACTTAGGTGTAGGGATGTCCTGGGAAGTAGATGTATGGGGTAAAATCCGTCGCCAGAAAGAAGCAGCGATGGCTACTTACCTGCAGACCTATGAAGGACAGCATGCCGTACAAACCAGCCTGGTAGCAGCTGTTGCCAGCAGCTACTTCAACCTGCTGATGCTGGATAATCAGCTGAGCATTGCCCGTAAAAATGTAACCCTCAGCGATACCATCGTACAAATGATCCGTCTGCAGAAAACTGCCGGGGAAGTAACAGAACTGGCGGTACAACAGGCTATTTCCCAACAGCAGACAGCAGAATTGTTGCTGCCGCAGCTGGAACAGGGTATCGCCATCCAGGAAAATGCGATCCGCATCCTGACTGGTGAACTGCCGAGCACTATTGCCCGCAGCAGCAAACTCTCCGACTTCCAGGTAGGCGAAACATTACCTGCTGGCGTACCAGCAGCCATGATCAGCCGTCGTCCGGATGTACGTGCCAACGAAATGGGCCTGGTAGCCGCTAACGCCAAAGTAGGTGTAGCACAGGGAAATATGTACCCTACGCTCAACATCACTGCCAATGGTGGTGTGAACTCCTTTAAAGCCAGCACCTGGTTTAATCTGCCGGCATCCTTATTCGGGACAGTAGCCGGTAGCATTACCCAGCCTATCTTCCAGCGCCGTGCCTTAAAAACACAACTGGAAGTAGCGAAGAATGAGCGCGAGCAAGCCGTGATCACCTTCAAACAATCTGCGCTGAATGCCATCGGAGAGGTGAGCGATGCGCTGATAAAATTAGATAAACTGAAAACCCAGCAAGCGATAGCTTCCAAACAGGTGAATACCTCCCAGCTGGCAGTACAGCAGGCACAGATGCTGTTCCGCAGTGGTATGGCCAATTACCTGGAAGTAATTACCGCACAGGCTAATTCCCTGAAAGCGGAACTGGGGCAGGCAGATATAGACCGGCAGCGTTTAAGCGCCATGGTAGATCTGTACCGTTCTTTAGGCGGCGGCTGGAAATAA